In the Pseudomonadota bacterium genome, one interval contains:
- a CDS encoding FHA domain-containing protein: MAEVVLLQDEMAVRKYTLNGVRALIGRCREAAIQLEDKTVSAKHAVIEPVHVSARACQYVIQDLCSTNGTRVGSTTVRRSALRDGDTFEIGGHRFRFFADECRLLFPSLVES, translated from the coding sequence GTGGCTGAAGTCGTCTTGTTGCAGGATGAAATGGCGGTGCGCAAGTACACGTTGAACGGCGTGCGCGCGTTGATTGGACGGTGCCGCGAGGCCGCTATCCAGCTCGAGGACAAGACCGTCAGTGCCAAGCACGCGGTGATCGAGCCCGTTCACGTGTCGGCACGGGCTTGCCAGTACGTGATACAGGACCTGTGCAGCACCAACGGCACCCGCGTTGGCAGCACCACCGTGCGCCGCAGCGCGTTGCGCGACGGCGACACCTTCGAAATCGGTGGGCACCGCTTCCGCTTCTTTGCCGACGAGTGTCGGCTGCTCTTTCCCTCGCTGGTCGAATCCTGA